One stretch of Mangifera indica cultivar Alphonso chromosome 9, CATAS_Mindica_2.1, whole genome shotgun sequence DNA includes these proteins:
- the LOC123225804 gene encoding cullin-3A-like isoform X2, whose amino-acid sequence MSGPKKRTFQIEAFKHRVVVDPKYAEKTWKILEHAIYEIYNHNASGLSFEELYRNAYNMVLHKFAAQGALFLEELNRKWADHNKALQMIRDILMYMDRTFIPSTHKTPVHELGLNLWRDVVIHSSKIQTRLQDTLLELVRRERSGEVINRGLMRNITKMLMDLGSFVYQDDFEKHFLEVSADFYRLESQEFIESCDCGEYLKKAERRLNEEMERVSHYLDVKSEAKITNVVEREMIESHMQRLVHMENSGIVNMLVHDKYEDLGRMYSLFRRVPNGLILVRDVMTSYIRDTGKQLVTDPERLKDPVDFVQRLLDLKDKYDKIISTAFNNDKTFQNALNSSFEHFINLNSRSPEFISLFVDEKLRKGLRGVSEEDVENVLDKVMMLFRYLQEKDVFEKYYKQHLAKRLLSGKTVSDDAERSLIVKLKTECGYQFTSKLEGMFTDMKTSQDTMQGFYASLGSDLGDSPTLTVQVLTTGSWPTQPSATCNLPAEILGICEKFRNYYLGTHTGRRLSWQTNMGTADLKATFGKGQKHELNVSTYQMCVLMLFNNADRLSCKEIEQATEIPTSDLKRCLQSLACVKGKNVLRKEPMSKDIAEDDAFFFNDKFTSKFVKVKIGTVVAQRETEPENQETRQRVEEDRKPQIEAAIVRIMKARRVLDHNNIVTEVTKQLQSRFLPNPVVIKKRIESLIEREFLERDKGDRKLYRYLA is encoded by the exons GAATGCTTACAATATGGTGCTGCACAAATTCG CTGCTCAGGGGGCGCTATTTTTGGAAGAGCTGAATAGAAAATGGGCAGATCATAACAAGGCATTGCAAATGATTAGAGACATATTAATGTACATGGATAGGACTTTCATCCCAAGTACCCACAAGACTCCAGTACATGAGCTAGGGTTAAATCTGTGGAGGGATGTTGTTATTCACTCCAGCAAAATCCAGACTAGGCTTCAGGATACACTTCTTGAACTTGTCCGGAGAGAAAGGAGTGGTGAGGTTATTAACAGAGGCTTGATGAGAAACATTACAAAGATGCTCATGGATTTAGGTTCTTTTGTATACCAAGATGATTTTGAGAAGCATTTTCTTGAGGTTTCGGCTGATTTTTACCGTCTTGAATCTCAGGAATTCATTGAGTCTTGTGATTGTGGGGAGTACCTGAAGAAAGCTGAAAGACGTCTAAATGAAGAAATGGAAAGAGTGTCTCATTACTTGGATGTAAAAAGTGAAGCCAAAATAACTAATGTGGTGGAAAGAGAAATGATTGAAAGTCACATGCAAAGACTAGTTCATATGGAGAACTCTGGTATTGTTAATATGCTTGTACATGATAAATATGAGGACCTGGGAAGGATGTATTCTTTATTCCGTCGGGTGCCAAATGGTCTTATTTTAGTAAGAGATGTCATGACTTCATACATTCGTGATACTGGTAAGCAGCTAGTTACTGATCCAGAAAGATTAAAGGATCCTGTAGATTTTGTGCAACGGCTTTTGGATTTAAAGGATAAATATGACAAGATTATCAGTACAGCATTTAACAATGATAAGACATTCCAAAATGCTTTAAATTCGTCTTTTGAGCACTTCATTAACCTAAATTCGAGGTCTCCtgaatttatttctttgtttgtgGATGAAAAGCTCCGGAAAGGACTGAGAGGGGTTAGTGAAGAGGATGTAGAGAATGTACTTGATAAAGTCATGATGCTTTTCCGTTACCTCCAAGAGAAAGATGTATTTGAGAAGTACTACAAGCAACACTTAGCCAAGAGGCTTCTTTCAGGGAAAACGGTCTCTGATGATGCAGAAAGAAGTCTGATTGTTAAACTCAAAACGGAGTGTGGATATCAATTCACTTCAAAGTTGGAGGGTATGTTCACTGATATGAAGACATCCCAAGATACAATGCAAGGATTCTATGCAAGTTTGGGTTCTGATTTAGGGGATTCTCCCACTCTAACTGTCCAGGTTCTCACTACAGGTTCCTGGCCTACTCAACCAAGCGCTACATGCAATCTTCCTGCTGAAATACTGGGAATATGTGAGAAATTTAGGAATTATTATCTTGGGACCCATACAGGGCGGAGATTGTCCTGGCAAACAAATATGGGCACGGCTGATTTGAAAGCAACCTTTGGGAAAGGGCAGAAACATGAATTGAATGTTTCCACTTACCAGATGTGTGTGCTGATGCTGTTCAATAATGCTGATCGGTTGAGTTGCAAAGAAATTGAGCAGGCCACAGAAATACCTACCTCGGACTTGAAGAGGTGTCTGCAGTCTTTGGCCTGTGTTAAGGGGAAGAATGTTCTACGGAAGGAACCCATGAGCAAGGACATTGCTGAGGATGATGCCTTCTTCTTTAATGACAAGTTCACAAGCAAGTTTGTTAAGGTGAAGATAGGGACTGTGGTAGCACAAAGGGAAACTGAACCAGAAAATCAGGAAACCAGACAGAGAGTGGAGGAAGATAGGAAACCCCAGATTGAGGCAGCAATTGTGAGGATCATGAAAGCAAGAAGAGTGTTGGATCACAATAACATTGTCACTGAGGTGACAAAGCAGCTGCAGTCCCGGTTTCTGCCTAATCCTGTTGTAATTAAAAAGCGAATAGAATCCCTTATCGAGAGGGAGTTTCTAGAGAGGGACAAAGGGGATAGGAAATTATACCGGTACCTtgcttga
- the LOC123226222 gene encoding LOW QUALITY PROTEIN: uncharacterized protein LOC123226222 (The sequence of the model RefSeq protein was modified relative to this genomic sequence to represent the inferred CDS: inserted 3 bases in 3 codons; deleted 1 base in 1 codon; substituted 2 bases at 2 genomic stop codons): MSAKWRALQHHHRYTYNAVVFPTSFADFLTQFLTSSPNNNNSSFANFYSDLKELASLNSTYSQVNHAKKLASSFTELLLSGVDENLILKATRVYLEVLFLENSSPLHRTLVSALGKLRKFESSIGSCFRELCNDYSGKKRFCVSRVALSIMGIPKLGFLVDVVEDCALSVAEDVVLGLHSVILEVKEWARPSPIVMEQCQEGLSCLYYLLQRFPAKFRDFSVPDSGSGGEELKVLDKGFGILISILKSVAFTRDCFVAAGVAFCAALQVCLSPQELGLFIIEGIFGQTNCSLSDNNCKSEFDDAIRKVPYNVDICSEIQSFSVLSRLCLIRGILMAVSRNVLNIPFFVFSNNLSLAGNTGSSVGTIMYNGILPELCHYCESPTHSHFNFHALTVVQICLQQIKTSILANLSYTSDKYDPIPEDMWTRILRIIWNNLEDPLNQTVKQVHPIFYLFLDIESTLRWGEGGEKIKSFLQKIASDLLCLGPRCKGRYIPLASLTKRLGAKIMLEMYPNLLFETVQAYIDDDVCTAATSFLKFFLECLRDECWSSDGIEGGYAVYRGHCLLPFLYELASGVSKLRSNLNTYALPAILDVDVDSVFPMLAFISVESSEEENGLSYSKFDCTKMELRVEQQVAVLVSLLKVSRSLAFIEGDIDWSKNSAVLCRESMLETHCNDHYALVYIKGIRFKVMVDWLVLALTHVDESLRVDAAESLFLNPKTASLPSNLELTLMKEAVPLKMRCSSTAFQMKWTSLFRKFFSRVXTALERQLKQGSWQPIVFCRNNNESCNGTEETVSRRAEDLFNFMRWLSSFLFFSCYPSAPYKRKIMAMDLILTMANIWSITPLEKCGSESFLYPYNKGIISPDSTLVLLGSIIDSWDRLRESSFGILLHFPNPLPGISSEDMIQKVIAWSKKLVCSPRVRESDAGALTLRLVFRKYVLDLGGVVRASDVCFPLQPQQVDRDGQACKSRSPVVQYVTSLIDWLEVAVQEGEKDLSEACKNSFVHGILLALRYTFEELDWNSDAMLSGYLEMRFVLDKLLELVMRITSLALWVVSADAWYLPEDMDDMINDDSFLLDVSKEVDGPTHALEQEDKKSKPTEDVRSSEQIVMVGCWLATKEVSLLLGTIIRKIPLPSNHFSDSLESESHFPNDADVSMMTTSDPMLDLKQLEKIGNHFLEVLLKMKHNGAIDKTRAGFTARCNRLLCSNDPRLCRLTDSWMEQLMERTVARGQIVDDLLRRSAGIPAAFIALFLAEPEGTPKNLLPGAIXWLIDVANRTLLDLIETKGVKNESQCLLTNSNQETQSAVPSEMNETFNSPKIRDEGVIPTVHAFNILRAAFNDTNLATDTSGFSAEALIITIRSFSSPYWEIRNSACLAYTALVRRMIGFLNVQKQEYAWRALTGLEFFHRYTSLHPFISNELKIINALLGNTSLRQSESNLANVVHPSLCPILILLSRLKPSSLASESRDDLDPFLFLPFIRRCSIQSNLKVRVLASRALIGLVSNEKLPVVFENIASELPYVEDHNAAAPTSSSRPTPGTHLANSNLVHGILLQLESLLDANCRNFGDFSKKDQILGGLIKVLXRCSWIASPKRCPCPILNASFLRVLDHMLSIARTHHISSSFYAIHNLLLKLSTECFNVEAAYGLSYYDPTIAEFRGQGAKSYFSCVFQTSEDADEEVFQLPQRCSLDSKLPKIPEMEDSFAGLQERLVLCXDSSYEVRLATLKWLLKFLKSTKSDNEVCDLSSSEVQKIHYWTKSNLQNTLMNRLELDKNHRCRNYILRNLFTWNFLQFQKPSNEVTIDTIYVGGMDCDSVFQLWXRLVSLYELRRHTKTKAALIKCLAICIRRFADTYTSYVLNLEKKITMEFSESDHLDTSARLYACIAAFVDIIKEHSTSSEPVNMRKAAAESIAASGLLEQAEFVGPYVVNHQIPPEDLGTHFEPQKAANIYARQVLEIWFTCIKLLEDEDDGVRQRLAMDVQKCFHSKGYRNGSHAGGAPTQVEKVIELSFCYLSSIFGCWIEYSESLLQWVLNAASHVASEGDLVRRVFDKEIDNHHEEKLLISQICCSQLEKIPISKSWTVDTLNKDQIRNYLLGWRSKFCHQLMSFAKNQNSRKGEIYWIGGVGNHKDSFLPVYGNLLGFYALSNCIFNGEIDGMSLLSDVIDINNIVSGINK, translated from the exons ATGTCGGCGAAATGGCGCGCTTTGCAACACCACCACCGTTACACTTACAACGCCGTCGTTTTCCCCACTTCATTCGCAGACTTTTTAACCCAATTCTTAACGTCATCACCCAACAACAACAACTCTTCTTTTGCAAACTTTTATAGTGACTTAAAAGAGTTAGCTTCACTCAACTCTACATACTCACAAGTCAATCACGCCAAGAAACTCGCTTCATCTTTCACTGAGTTGCTCTTGTCGGGTGTTGATGAGAATTTGATCTTGAAAGCTACGCGGGTTTACTTAGAAGTTTTGTTTTTGGAGAATTCTTCTCCATTGCATAGAACTCTGGTATCTGCTTTAGGGAAACTTAGAAAGTTTGAGTCTTCGATTGGTTCTTGTTTTCGTGAGCTCTGCAATGATTATAGCGGCAAGAAGAGGTTTTGTGTGTCACGTGTGGCTTTGTCTATAATGGGCATACCAAAGTTGGGGTTTTTAGTTGATGTGGTTGAAGATTGTGCCCTTTCGGTTGCTGAGGATGTCGTTTTGGGGTTGCATAGTGTGATTTTGGAGGTTAAAGAGTGGGCTAGACCTTCTCCTATAGTTATGGAGCAGTGCCAGGAGGGTTTGTCTTGTTTGTACTATTTGCTTCAGCGGTTTCCAGCTAAATTTAGGGATTTTAGTGTTCCTGATAGTGGCTCTGGAGGTGAAGAATTGAAGGTTTTGGACAAGGGTTTTGGGATTTTGATAAGTATTTTGAAATCAGTGGCTTTTACGAGAGATTGTTTCGTGGCAGCTGGGGTGGCATTTTGTGCTGCTCTACAAGTGTGCTTGAGTCCTCAAGAGCTTGGGTTGTTCATCATTGAAGGTATCTTTGGTCAAACAAATTGTAGTCTCAGTGATAATAACTGTAAGAGTGAGTTTGATGATGCCATTAGGAAGGTTCCTTATAATGTAGATATTTGTAGTGAAATTCAAAGTTTTTCAGTATTGAGTAGACTTTGCTTGATTCGAGGGATACTCATGGCTGTTTCGAGAAATGTACTCAATATCCCCTTTTTTGTGTTTTCGAATAATTTGAGTCTTGCCGGGAATACTGGTAGTTCTGTAGGGACTATTATGTATAATGGGATATTGCCTGAGTTGTGTCATTACTGTGAGAGCCCAACTCATAGCCAT TTTAACTTTCATGCATTAACTGTGGTGCAAATATGTTTGCAACAGATAAAGACCTCAATTTTAGCTAATTTGAGCTATACATCAGATAAATATGATCCAATTCCAGAGGATATGTGGACACGGATATTGAGAATCATATGGAATAACTTGGAGGATCCTCTAAATCAAACAGTCAAACAAGTTCATcctattttttatctattcttGGATATTGAATCCACTCTTCGCTGGGGTGAGGGTGgtgagaaaataaaatctttcttACAAAAGATTGCTTCTGATCTTCTTTGCCTAGGGCCACGGTGTAAGGGGAGATACATTCCCTTGGCTTCACTGACTAAGAGATTGGGGGCAAAAATTATGTTGGAAATGTATCCTAACCTGTTGTTTGAAACAGTCCAGGCCtatattgatgatgatgtgtGCACTGCTGCCACATCTTTCCTGAAATTTTTCCTTGAATGCTTACGTGATGAGTGTTGGAGTTCTGATGGTATTGAAGGGGGCTATGCTGTTTATAGAGGGCACTGCTTGCTTCCTTTTTTGTATGAACTTGCTTCTGGAGTTTCCAAGCTCCGCTCAAATTTGAATACTTATGCCCTTCCAGCTATTTTAGACGTGGATGTGGATAGTGTTTTTCCTATGCTTGCCTTCATCTCTGTTGAGTCAAGTGAGGAGGAGAATGGATTGTCCTATTCAAAGTTTGATTGTACAAAAATGGAACTCAGAGTTGAGCAGCAAGTAGCTGTTTTAGTCTCCTTACTTAAGGTTTCTCGTTCACTTGCTTTCATTGAAGGGGATATCGATTGGTCGAAAAACTCTGCTGTGCTATGCAGAGAGAGTATGTTGGAAACTCATTGCAACGATCATTATGCACTTGTCTACATTAAGGGAATAAGGTTCAAGGTCATGGTTGACTGGCTAGTGTTGGCACTGACTCATGTTGATGAGTCACTCCGTGTAGATGCTGCAGAATCTCTTTTCTTAAACCCCAAGACAGCTAGTCTGCCTTCCAATTTAGAACTAACTCTGATGAAAGAAGCTGTGCCATTGAAAATGAGGTGTAGCTCAACAGCATTTCAAATGAAGTGGACAAGCTTGTTTAGAAAGTTCTTCTCCCGAGTTTGAACTGCCTTGGAGAGGCAACTTAAGCAGGGTAGCTGGCAACCTATTGTGTTCTGCAGAAACAATAATGAGTCATGCAATGGAACAGAGGAAACTGTAAGTAGGAGGGCTGAGgatctatttaattttatgaggTGGTTGAgcagttttctatttttctcatGCTATCCTTCTGCTCCTTACAAGCGAAAAATAATGGCCATGGACCTCATTCTGACAATGGCAAACATTTGGTCTATCACACCTCTAGAAAAGTGTGGTTCTGAAAGTTTTCTTTATCCTTACAATAAGGGAATCATTTCACCAGATTCAACACTGGTGTTACTTGGATCAATTATTGATAGTTGGGACAGGCTGAGGGAGAGTTCTTTTGGCATATTACTGCATTTTCCTAACCCACTACCTGGCATTTCAAGTGAAGACATGATCCAAAAAGTAATAGCATGGtctaaaaaattagtttgtaGTCCACGTGTGAGAGAGAGTGATGCTGGAGCTCTAACTTTAAGGCTTGTGTTTAGGAAGTATGTCTTGGATCTTGGGGGGGTAGTCAGAGCTTCAGATGTTTGTTTTCCTTTGCAGCCTCAGCAGGTCGACAGAGATGGGCAGGCTTGTAAATCTAGGTCTCCTGTTGTACAATATGTGACATCACTAATTGATTGGTTGGAGGTTGCAGTACAGGAGGGAGAGAAGGATCTTTCTGAAGCCTGCAAGAACAGTTTTGTTCATGGTATATTACTTGCTCTCCGGTACACTTTTGAGGAATTGGATTGGAATTCAGACGCCATGTTGTCTGGTTATTTAGAGATGAGATTTGTATTAGATAAGCTCTTGGAGCTGGTCATGCGAATAACTTCGCTGGCACTTTGGGTAGTTTCTGCAGATGCTTGGTATCTGCCTGAGGATATGGATGACATGATCAATGATGATAGTTTCTTGTTGGATGTCTCCAAGGAGGTGGATGGGCCCACACACGCTTTAGAGCAGGAAGATAAGAAATCAAAACCTACAGAAGATGTAAGGTCATCAGAACAGATTGTTATGGTTGGTTGTTGGTTGGCTACGAAAGAG GTGAGTCTTCTTTTAGGGACCATCATAAGAAAAATTCCTTTACCAAGTAATCATTTTTCAGATTCATTAGAGTCTGAAAGTCATTTTCCCAATGATGCTGATGTGTCAATGATGACAACCTCTGATCCAATGCTTGACTTGAAACAACTTGAAAAAATTGGGAACCATTTCTTGGAAGTCCTTTTGAAGATGAAGCATAATGGTGCAATTGATAAGACAAGGGCTGGGTTCACAGCACGTTGCAACCGTTTACTTTGTTCGAATGATCCAAG ACTTTGTAGGTTGACAGATTCTTGGATGGAGCAACTTATGGAAAGAACTGTGGCCAGGGGACAAATAGTGGATGATTTGTTAAGAAGAAGCGCAGGCATTCCTGCAGCTTTCATTGCTCTATTTCTCGCAGAACCAGAAGGCACACCGAAGAATCTTCTTCCAGGGGCAATTTGATGGCTAATAGATGTAGCTAACAGGACTTTGCTAGACCTGATTGAAACTAAAGGCGTGAAAAATGAATCTCAGTGTTTATTGACAAATTCCAACCAGGAGACACAGTCTGCAGTGCCATCTGAGATGAATGAAACTTTCAACTCGCCTAAGATAAGAGATGAAGGTGTCATTCCAACAGTACATGCATTCAATATCCTTAGAGCTGCATTTAATGATACCAACCTGGCTACCGATACCTCTGGTTTTTCCGCTGAAGCTTTGATTATTACAATCCGCTCATTCTCTTCTCCATACTGGGAAATTCGAAACAGTGCTTGTCTGGCATATACTGCCTTGGTACGTCGTATGATTGGATTTCTTAATGTTCAAAAACAAGAATATGCATGGCGTGCGCTAACTGGGCTTGAATTTTTTCATAGGtaca CCTCATTGCatccatttatatccaacgaactgaaaattataaatgCTTTGCTAGGCAACACTTCATTGAGACAATCAGAATCCAACCTGGCAAATGTTGTGCACCCAAGCTTGTGCCCTATTCTGATTCTTTTATCTAGGCTGAAACCTTCATCCCTTGCAAGTGAAAGTCGAGATGACCTGGATCCTTTCCTTTTCTTGCCATTCATCAGAAGGTGCTCAATCCAAAGTAATCTAAAAGTTCGTGTTCTTGCATCCCGAGCTTTAATAGGCCTGGTGTCTAATGAGAAACTGCCTGTTGTCTTTGAGAATATTGCATCTGAATTACCTTATGTTGAGGACCATAATGCAGCTGCTCCTACTTCCTCTTCACGCCCAACCCCTGGAACCCACTTAGCTAACTCCAATTTAGTTCATGGAATTCTGTTGCAGTTAGAATCTCTTCTGGATGCAAACTGTAGAAACTTTGGTGATTTCTCGAAGAAGGATCAGATTCTTGGTGGCTTAATCAAAGTTC GGAGGTGTTCATGGATTGCAAGCCCCAAAAGGTGCCCTTGCCCCATCCTCAATGCCTCTTTCTTAAGAGTGCTTGATCACATGCTCAGTATTGCAAGAACTCACCATATAAGCAGTAGTTTTTATGCCATACACAACCTACTTTTGAAGCTATCTACTGAGTGCTTTAACGTTGAAGCTGCTTATGGGCTGTCATATTATGATCCAACAATAGCTGAATTTCGAGGGCAAGGAGCTAAATCCTATTTCAGTTGTGTTTTTCAGACATCTGAAGATGCAGATGAAGAGGTTTTTCAGCTGCCACAGAGATGTTCTCTTGATTCGAAGTTGCCTAAGATACCTGAAATGGAGGATTCTTTTGCTGGACTTCAGGAGAGGCTGGTCCTTT CAGATTCATCATATGAAGTTCGACTTGCAACATTAAAATGGCTGCTTAAGTTCTTGAAATCAACAAAATCAGATAATGAGGTCTGTGATTTGTCAAGCAGTGAAGTTCAGAAAATTCATTACTGGACAAAAAGTAACCTGCAGAACACATTGATGAACCGTTTAGAGTTGGACAAGAATCATAGATGTAGAAATTACATACTGAGGAATCTTTTCACCTGGAACTTTTTACAGTTTCAGAAACCCAGCAATGAAGTAACCATTGATACTATTTATGTTGGAGGGATGGATTGTGATTCTGTTTTTCAGCTTT GTAGGCTGGTATCCTTGTATGAGCTCAGAAGGCATACTAAAACTAAAGCAGCACTCATCAAGTGTTTGGCAATATGCATACGGCGGTTTGCAGACACATATACTAGCTATGTTCTTAATTTAGAGAAGAAGATAACCATGGAGTTCAGTGAGTCGGATCATTTGGATACATCAGCTCGTTTATATGCTTGCATTGCTGCTTTTGTTGACATAATTAAAGAGCATAGTACCTCATCAGAGCCAGTGAACATGCGCAAGGCAGCAGCTGAATCTATAGCAGCATCAGGTTTGCTGGAACAAGCAGAATTTGTTGGTCCTTATGTGGTCAACCACCAAATCCCCCCTGAAGATTTAGGTACGCATTTTGAACCACAAAAAGCCGCTAATATTTATGCTCGTCAAGTGCTGGAGATATGGTTCACATGTATCAAATTACTggaggatgaagatgatggGGTTAGACAAAGGCTTGCCATGGATGTCCAGAAGTGTTTTCATTCAAAAGGATACAGAAATGGTTCTCATGCTGGAGGGGCACCGACTCAAGTGGAAAAAGTGATTGAATTGAGCTTTTGCTACCTATCCTCTATCTTCGGTTGCTGGATTGAATATTCTGAGTCCCTTCTGCAATGGGTGCTTAATGCTGCAAGCCATGTGGCGTCTGAAGGCGATCTAGTAAGGCGGGTTTTCGACAAGGAAATCGATAATCATCATGAAGAGAAACTTTTAATCAGTCAAATATGTTGCTCTCAATTGGAGAAGATTCCTATTTCAAAATCTTGGACTGTTGACACATTGAACAAAGATCAAATCAGAAACTATTTACTTGGTTGGAGAAGCAAATTTTGCCATCAGTTAATGTCATTTGCTAAAAATCAGAATAGCAGGAAGGGAGAGATTTATTGGATTGGCGGTGTTGGTAACCACAAGGATTCATTTCTTCCAGTTTATGGAAATCTGCTTGGTTTCTATGCGCTCTCCAACTGCATTTTCAATGGGGAAATTGATGGTATGTCTCTTCTATCTGATGTCATcgacataaataatattgttagtGGGATAAACAAATGA
- the LOC123225804 gene encoding cullin-3B-like isoform X1 gives MSGPKKRTFQIEAFKHRVVVDPKYAEKTWKILEHAIYEIYNHNASGLSFEELYRNAYNMVLHKFGEKLYSGLVTTMTFHLTEICKSIEAAQGALFLEELNRKWADHNKALQMIRDILMYMDRTFIPSTHKTPVHELGLNLWRDVVIHSSKIQTRLQDTLLELVRRERSGEVINRGLMRNITKMLMDLGSFVYQDDFEKHFLEVSADFYRLESQEFIESCDCGEYLKKAERRLNEEMERVSHYLDVKSEAKITNVVEREMIESHMQRLVHMENSGIVNMLVHDKYEDLGRMYSLFRRVPNGLILVRDVMTSYIRDTGKQLVTDPERLKDPVDFVQRLLDLKDKYDKIISTAFNNDKTFQNALNSSFEHFINLNSRSPEFISLFVDEKLRKGLRGVSEEDVENVLDKVMMLFRYLQEKDVFEKYYKQHLAKRLLSGKTVSDDAERSLIVKLKTECGYQFTSKLEGMFTDMKTSQDTMQGFYASLGSDLGDSPTLTVQVLTTGSWPTQPSATCNLPAEILGICEKFRNYYLGTHTGRRLSWQTNMGTADLKATFGKGQKHELNVSTYQMCVLMLFNNADRLSCKEIEQATEIPTSDLKRCLQSLACVKGKNVLRKEPMSKDIAEDDAFFFNDKFTSKFVKVKIGTVVAQRETEPENQETRQRVEEDRKPQIEAAIVRIMKARRVLDHNNIVTEVTKQLQSRFLPNPVVIKKRIESLIEREFLERDKGDRKLYRYLA, from the coding sequence GAATGCTTACAATATGGTGCTGCACAAATTCGGTGAGAAACTCTACTCTGGACTTGTGACAACAATGACTTTTCATCTAACAGAAATATGCAAATCAATTGAAGCTGCTCAGGGGGCGCTATTTTTGGAAGAGCTGAATAGAAAATGGGCAGATCATAACAAGGCATTGCAAATGATTAGAGACATATTAATGTACATGGATAGGACTTTCATCCCAAGTACCCACAAGACTCCAGTACATGAGCTAGGGTTAAATCTGTGGAGGGATGTTGTTATTCACTCCAGCAAAATCCAGACTAGGCTTCAGGATACACTTCTTGAACTTGTCCGGAGAGAAAGGAGTGGTGAGGTTATTAACAGAGGCTTGATGAGAAACATTACAAAGATGCTCATGGATTTAGGTTCTTTTGTATACCAAGATGATTTTGAGAAGCATTTTCTTGAGGTTTCGGCTGATTTTTACCGTCTTGAATCTCAGGAATTCATTGAGTCTTGTGATTGTGGGGAGTACCTGAAGAAAGCTGAAAGACGTCTAAATGAAGAAATGGAAAGAGTGTCTCATTACTTGGATGTAAAAAGTGAAGCCAAAATAACTAATGTGGTGGAAAGAGAAATGATTGAAAGTCACATGCAAAGACTAGTTCATATGGAGAACTCTGGTATTGTTAATATGCTTGTACATGATAAATATGAGGACCTGGGAAGGATGTATTCTTTATTCCGTCGGGTGCCAAATGGTCTTATTTTAGTAAGAGATGTCATGACTTCATACATTCGTGATACTGGTAAGCAGCTAGTTACTGATCCAGAAAGATTAAAGGATCCTGTAGATTTTGTGCAACGGCTTTTGGATTTAAAGGATAAATATGACAAGATTATCAGTACAGCATTTAACAATGATAAGACATTCCAAAATGCTTTAAATTCGTCTTTTGAGCACTTCATTAACCTAAATTCGAGGTCTCCtgaatttatttctttgtttgtgGATGAAAAGCTCCGGAAAGGACTGAGAGGGGTTAGTGAAGAGGATGTAGAGAATGTACTTGATAAAGTCATGATGCTTTTCCGTTACCTCCAAGAGAAAGATGTATTTGAGAAGTACTACAAGCAACACTTAGCCAAGAGGCTTCTTTCAGGGAAAACGGTCTCTGATGATGCAGAAAGAAGTCTGATTGTTAAACTCAAAACGGAGTGTGGATATCAATTCACTTCAAAGTTGGAGGGTATGTTCACTGATATGAAGACATCCCAAGATACAATGCAAGGATTCTATGCAAGTTTGGGTTCTGATTTAGGGGATTCTCCCACTCTAACTGTCCAGGTTCTCACTACAGGTTCCTGGCCTACTCAACCAAGCGCTACATGCAATCTTCCTGCTGAAATACTGGGAATATGTGAGAAATTTAGGAATTATTATCTTGGGACCCATACAGGGCGGAGATTGTCCTGGCAAACAAATATGGGCACGGCTGATTTGAAAGCAACCTTTGGGAAAGGGCAGAAACATGAATTGAATGTTTCCACTTACCAGATGTGTGTGCTGATGCTGTTCAATAATGCTGATCGGTTGAGTTGCAAAGAAATTGAGCAGGCCACAGAAATACCTACCTCGGACTTGAAGAGGTGTCTGCAGTCTTTGGCCTGTGTTAAGGGGAAGAATGTTCTACGGAAGGAACCCATGAGCAAGGACATTGCTGAGGATGATGCCTTCTTCTTTAATGACAAGTTCACAAGCAAGTTTGTTAAGGTGAAGATAGGGACTGTGGTAGCACAAAGGGAAACTGAACCAGAAAATCAGGAAACCAGACAGAGAGTGGAGGAAGATAGGAAACCCCAGATTGAGGCAGCAATTGTGAGGATCATGAAAGCAAGAAGAGTGTTGGATCACAATAACATTGTCACTGAGGTGACAAAGCAGCTGCAGTCCCGGTTTCTGCCTAATCCTGTTGTAATTAAAAAGCGAATAGAATCCCTTATCGAGAGGGAGTTTCTAGAGAGGGACAAAGGGGATAGGAAATTATACCGGTACCTtgcttga